The genome window CGCGCAATACGCGCGGAGTCGTGAGCTGGCCGCCGAGTCTGGCCGCCGGATGGGCGAGATTTTGGTCGACATGGGGTTTCTCAAGCGCCGCGAGCTGTTGCCGGCCGTGCGCCGCCATCTCGAGGACATCGTGTACTCGCTCTTTGCATGGGACGCCGGCGACTACGCATTCGAACCCGGCGACGCGGCGCTCGACGAAAAAATACGCCTGTCGCGTCATCCCGCGGCGCTCATCGTCGAGGGCGTGCGCCGCAAATACGGACTGGACCAGCTCGAGGCGAGGCTCGGGGCGGCGACCTCGGTCGTGGTTGCGCGGGCCGATGCGGACGCGGCCGCCACGCTCAAGGAGATCGAGTTGACTCCGGCCGAGCGCCGCGCCGTCGCGCTGCTCGACGGTACGCGAACGCTCGAGCAAGTCATCGCGCAGTCCGGGCTCGACGCGCTCGGCGTCTACGCCATCGCCTTCGGGCTGGTCGTGCTCGGCCTCGCCGAACTGGCCGACACCGGCGATGCGGGCGGCAGCTACTCGGACGTGCGCGACGCACCGGCGCTCGTCGGCGCGACGGACCTCGCGATCGACCGCGAGCGCGTCCTCGCGAAGTTCGCGCAGGTCGAGGACGGCGACTATTTTGCGGTGCTCGGCGTCCGCAGAGACGCCACGGCCTTCGAGATCCGCCGCGCCTATGAGGCCGCCAAGCGCGACTACGCGCCGGAAACGTTCCCGCAGCAGCTCCGGGCCGAGTTGGCCGAGGAACTCGCCGCCATCGGTGCGCTGCTCGACGAGGCATACGCCGTGTTACGCGACGATGCGTTGCGCGCGTCGTATCGCGCCCATCTGATCGACTGAGCCCCGCATGTCCGTTCTCTACTTCGCCGTACTGTCATTGGTCGCCTGCGCACCGCCGCGGCAGACTGCGCGCGCCGGCACGGACGGGCGCCGGCCGCGCGCGCCGGCGACGGCCGCCGGACCGGAGGCGTGAACCGTGCGCGTCGTGTTCATGGGGTCGCCCGAGTTTGCCGTGCCGGCGCTCGAGCGGCTGCTCGCCCAGCACGACGTCGTGCTGGTCGTGACGCAGCCCGACAAGCCGGCCGGACGCGGCAAGAAGCTTACTCCGCCGCCGGTCAAGCGCGTGGCACAACAAGCGGGGGTGGATGTCTACCAGCCGACATCCGCGCGCGCGCCGGAGTTCGTCGACCGCTTGCGCGCCGCCGCGCCCGACGTGTGTGTCGTCGTGGCCTACGGCAAGATCCTGCCGCGCCCGGTGCTCGACGTCGCGCCGCTCGGCTGTGTGAACATCCACGCATCGCTGTTGCCGAAGTACCGCGGCGCGGCCCCCATTCAATGGGCCATCCTTCGCGGGGAAACGGTCACGGGGGTCACCATCATGCAGCTCGACGAGGGGATGGACACCGGGCCCATCCTGCTCACCCGGGAGGTGCCGATCGCTCCCGACGACACGGCCGGGTCGCTGCACGACAAGTTGGCGCCGATCGGTGCCGACTTGCTCGTCGAGGCGCTCGACGGGCTAGCTGCCGGCACGATCGAGCCGCGGCCGCAAGACGATGCATCTGCAACGTACGCGCCGATGCTCACGAAAGCTGACGGCCAGGTCGACTGGCGCCGCTCGGCCCGCGAGGTGCGGGATCGCGTGCGGGGTGTCGACCCGTGGCCGGGCGCGTTCACGTTGGTCGACGGCGCGCCATTGAAGCTGTACGGCGCGCGGCTTGCCTCCGGCGCCGGCGCGCCCGGCGAGGTGCTCGCCGCAGAGGGCGACGGCCTGCGCGTGGCATGCGGCGATGGCGCGGTGACCATCGCCGAGGTGCAAGCACCCGGGCGGCGGCGCATGCCCGCGGCGGCGTTCGCGACCGGGCGGAGACTGACCCCGGGGATGGTGCTTGGGACGTGAGCCGGCCGGCGGCGATCGACGCGCGGGAGGTCGCCCGCCGGGCGCTGCGCCGAGTGGATGCGGCCGGGGGCTTCGCGTCGGTCGCGCTGGACGACGCGTTCGCCGCGTCGCCGTTGACCGACCGCGATCGCGCGCTGGCGACCGAACTCGTGTACGGCGTGTTGCGCCACCGCGCGCGTATCGACCGCGCGCTCGACGCAGCGGTGACGCGCGGTCGCCTGCGGGTGAGCGCGCGCGTGCGGACCGCCCTCCGCGTCGGGGTGTATCAACTGCTGTGGCTCGATCGCGTGCCGGCGCACGCCGCGGTGGACGATGCAGTGGCTGCGGTGCGGCGGACCGGCGGCGCGCGGCTCGCCGGGCTGGCCAATGCAGTGCTGCGGCGCGTCGCGCGCGATGGCGAGCCGCCGCTGCCGGAAGACCCGCGCCAGCGCGTGGCAGTCGAGCACTCGTTGCCGGAGTGGATCGTCGATGCTCTGGCTGCCTCGGTCGGCGACGCCGAAGTGCCGGCGGCGGCCGCCGCGCTCGCCATGCCGGCGCCGCTCGTCGTGCGCGCGGTCGCGCCGGTCGACGTCGTGCTCGATCGGTTGCATTCCGAGTGCCCGACCGCGCGAGTGGTTCCCGTACCGGGCACGCGCGCGGCGATTGCGGTCGAGGGCCTCGGCGCGCCGTCGGCGTTGCCGTCGTTTCAGGCCGGGTTGTGGACGGTGCAGGACGTCGGCTCGCAGCGGGTGGTGGAACTCGTCGCCCCGGAACCGGGCCAGCGAATTCTCGATGCGTGCGCCGGCGTCGGCGGCAAAGCGGCGTACCTCGCCCAGCTCGCCGGCGGCGGCGCACACGTCGACGCCGTGGACGTGTCGGACGCGAAGCTCGCACGCTTGCGGGAGACCGTGGCGCGACTCGGCGCGCGCGGCGTGCACGCCGTCCGTGCCGATCTGACCGACCCGTCGGCGCCGATCGGCGACCGCTACGACCTCGTGCTCATCGATGCGCCGTGCAGCGGCCTCGGCGTGCTGCGTCGCCACCCGGAGGCCAAATGGCGAGTCACGCCGGGCGACGTGGCGGCATTGGCCGGCGTCCAGCGCCGGCTGCTGGACGCGCTCGCGCCGCGCGCGGACCGCGCGCTGGTCTACAGCGTGTGCACCTTCACCCGGCAGGAGGGGCCCGACCAGGTCGCCGCGTTCCTCGCGCGCCACCCGGGCTGGCGCGTCGAGGCGGAGGTGGCGACGTGGCCGCACCGCGACGGAGCGGATGCGTTCTACGCCGCGCGGTTGGCACGCCGGTAGCGCCCGGAGCCCCCGGGCTTGCCTTCCCTCGGCGCACGCGGGACGTCGCGGGATCGGTCCCCGCGGGCGCGGGATGGGTGACAGGGCTTCCCGCGGGCAAAGCGGGTTCGGCGCGCGCCCGTGTTGCGCCGCGGTCGCGTTGCCACTACGGTGCCGCTGTGCAGCGAAGGACGATCGTCGCTCCCTCGATCTTGTCGGCCGACTTCGGGCGTCTCGCCGACGAGGTGCGCGCCGTCGACGCCGGCGGCGCCGATTGGATTCACGTGGACGTGATGGACGGCCACTTCGTTCCGAACCTCACGATCGGTCCGCCGATCGTGCGCGCCGTGCGGGCCGCGACGGACCTGCCGCTCGACGTGCATCTGATGATCAGCAACGCTGACGCATTCCTCGACGCCTACGCGACGGCGGGGGCCGATGTGATCACCGTGCACGCCGAGGCATGCACCCACTTGCACCGTACCGTGCAGGCCATTCGGGCGCTCGGAAAGCGCGCGGGCGTGGCATTGAACCCGGCGACGCCGCTTTGCGCGGTCGA of Deltaproteobacteria bacterium contains these proteins:
- a CDS encoding methionyl-tRNA formyltransferase, which codes for MGSPEFAVPALERLLAQHDVVLVVTQPDKPAGRGKKLTPPPVKRVAQQAGVDVYQPTSARAPEFVDRLRAAAPDVCVVVAYGKILPRPVLDVAPLGCVNIHASLLPKYRGAAPIQWAILRGETVTGVTIMQLDEGMDTGPILLTREVPIAPDDTAGSLHDKLAPIGADLLVEALDGLAAGTIEPRPQDDASATYAPMLTKADGQVDWRRSAREVRDRVRGVDPWPGAFTLVDGAPLKLYGARLASGAGAPGEVLAAEGDGLRVACGDGAVTIAEVQAPGRRRMPAAAFATGRRLTPGMVLGT
- the rsmB gene encoding 16S rRNA (cytosine(967)-C(5))-methyltransferase, whose protein sequence is MRRWRGDHRRGASTRAAAHARGGVRDRAETDPGDGAWDVSRPAAIDAREVARRALRRVDAAGGFASVALDDAFAASPLTDRDRALATELVYGVLRHRARIDRALDAAVTRGRLRVSARVRTALRVGVYQLLWLDRVPAHAAVDDAVAAVRRTGGARLAGLANAVLRRVARDGEPPLPEDPRQRVAVEHSLPEWIVDALAASVGDAEVPAAAAALAMPAPLVVRAVAPVDVVLDRLHSECPTARVVPVPGTRAAIAVEGLGAPSALPSFQAGLWTVQDVGSQRVVELVAPEPGQRILDACAGVGGKAAYLAQLAGGGAHVDAVDVSDAKLARLRETVARLGARGVHAVRADLTDPSAPIGDRYDLVLIDAPCSGLGVLRRHPEAKWRVTPGDVAALAGVQRRLLDALAPRADRALVYSVCTFTRQEGPDQVAAFLARHPGWRVEAEVATWPHRDGADAFYAARLARR
- a CDS encoding ribulose-phosphate 3-epimerase; protein product: MQRRTIVAPSILSADFGRLADEVRAVDAGGADWIHVDVMDGHFVPNLTIGPPIVRAVRAATDLPLDVHLMISNADAFLDAYATAGADVITVHAEACTHLHRTVQAIRALGKRAGVALNPATPLCAVEHVLDDVDLVLVMSVNPGFGGQKFIESALSKIRKLRGLIDDGGLDVRIEVDGGIKVDNVAAVTAAGADVVVSGSGVFGADDYADTIAQLRRRGDEAIEIA